In Corylus avellana chromosome ca2, CavTom2PMs-1.0, the following proteins share a genomic window:
- the LOC132169548 gene encoding LRR receptor-like serine/threonine-protein kinase EFR codes for MASLAIATVSNITTDQYALLALKAQISYDPHNVLTSNWSVSTSICSWVGVTCGSGHQQVIALNLSYMGLVGTVPPNIGNLSSLVSLSIENNSFHGSLPNKLACLYQLQHLSLGFNKFGGEIPTWIGLLTKLQNLLLHGNNFRGTIPSSLSNISSLQTINLSYNQLSGSISSSIFNIYNLKRMDLSDNMLSGPMPSNISYMSSLQY; via the coding sequence ATGGCAAGCTTAGCTATCGCAACAGTATCCAACATTACCACCGATCAATACGCTCTTCTTGCCTTAAAGGCTCAAATTTCTTACGATCCTCATAATGTTTTGACAAGCAACTGGTCTGTCAGCACCTCCATTTGCAGTTGGGTTGGTGTCACTTGTGGTTCCGGCCATCAACAAGTCATCGCTTTGAACCTTTCTTACATGGGTCTTGTAGGCACCGTTCCTCCAAACATAGGAAACCTTTCATCTCTTGTCAGTCTTAGCATCGAAAACAATAGTTTTCATGGCTCTCTACCCAACAAGTTGGCCTGTCTTTACCAGTTGCAACACTTATCCCTTGGATTCAATAAGTTTGGTGGAGAAATCCCGACATGGATTGGGTTGTtaaccaaacttcaaaatttgttGCTACATGGTAACAATTTCAGAGGGACAATTCCATCATCTCTATCTAACATATCTTCATTACAAACTATTAATCTTAGTTATAACCAACTTTCGGGCTCCATTTCATCCTCCATCTTTAACATATACAACTTGAAAAGAATGGATCTCAGTGATAACATGCTTTCTGGTCCGATGCCTTCCAATAtttcctacatgtcatcattgCAGTATTGA